The Rhinolophus ferrumequinum isolate MPI-CBG mRhiFer1 chromosome 6, mRhiFer1_v1.p, whole genome shotgun sequence genome has a window encoding:
- the LOC117023928 gene encoding olfactory receptor 4N2-like — MEIENSTVVKEFILLGLTQSQNIQLLVFVLVLLFYLTILPGNFLMIVTIKLDPGLTAPLYFFLGNLAFLDASYSFIVAPRMLVDFLSEKKVISYRDCITQLFFLHFLGGGEGLLLVVMAFDRYIAICRPLYYSTVMNPRACYALLLALWLGGFIHSIIQVALILRLPFCGPNQLENFFCDVPQVIKLACTDTFVVELLMVFNSGLLTLLCFLGLLASYSVIVCRVRGSSSEGKNKALSTCTTHVIIILLMFGPAIFIYTRPFKTFPADKVVSFFHTVILPLMNPVIYTLRNQEVKSSMKRLLSRHVFC; from the coding sequence atggagatagaaaatagCACAGTGGTGAAGGAATTCATCCTCCTTGGTCTGACCCAATCTCAAAATATTCAGCTCCTGGTCTTTGTGCTAGTCTTACTTTTCTACCTCACTATCCTCCCTGGAAATTTCCTCATGATTGTCACCATCAAATTAGACCCTGGCCTCACAGCCCCCCTCTACTTCTTTCTGGGCAACCTGGCCTTCCTGGATGCATCCTACTCCTTCATTGTGGCTCCCAGGATGCTGGTGGACTTCCTCTCTGAGAAAAAAGTGATCTCCTATAGAGACTGCATCACTCAGCTCTTTTTCTTGCACTTCcttggaggaggggaggggttaCTCCTTGTTGTGATGGCCTTTGACCGCTACATCGCCATATGTCGTCCTTTATACTATTCAACTGTCATGAACCCTAGAGCCTGCTATGCCCTGCTGTTGGCTCTGTGGCTTGGGGGTTTTATCCACTCCATTATCCAGGTAGCCCTCATCCTCCGCTTGCCCTTCTGTGGCCCAAACCAGCTGGAAAACTTCTTCTGTGATGTGCCGCAGGTCATCAAGCTGGCCTGCACAGACACCTTTGTGGTGGAGCTTCTGATGGTCTTCAACAGTGGCCTGCTCACCCTCCTGTGCTTCCTGGGGCTTCTGGCCTCCTATTCAGTCATCGTCTGCCGTGTACGTGGGTCCTCCTCTGAGGGCAAGAACAAGGCTCTCTCCACATGCACCACTCATGTCATTATTATACTTCTCATGTTTGGACCTGCCATCTTCATCTACACTCGCCCCTTCAAGACCTTCCCAGCTGACAAGGTGGTTTCCTTTTTTCACACAGTCATCCTTCCACTGATGAATCCTGTGATTTACACCCTTCGCAATCAGGAAGTGAAATCTTCTATGAAGAGGTTATTGAGTCGGCATGTGTTCTgctga
- the LOC117023832 gene encoding olfactory receptor 4M1, giving the protein MEHANYTRVTEFVLTGLSHTREVQLVLFVIFLSFYLLILPGNILIICTIRLDPHLTSPMYFLLANLAFLDIWYSSITAPKMLIDFLVERKIISFGGCIAQLFFLHFVGASEMFLLTVMAFDRYAAICRPLHYATIMNRHLCCILVALSWIGGFIHSIIQVAVIVQLPFCGPNELDNYFCDITQVVRIACANTFPEELVMIFSSGLISVVCFIALLMSYAFLLAMLKKHSGSGKSTSRAMSTCYSHMTIVILMFGPSIYIYARPFDSFSLDKVVSVFHTVIFPLLNPIIYTLRNKEVKTAMRKLVNRNILCKEK; this is encoded by the coding sequence atGGAACATGCAAATTATACCAGAGTGACAGAATTTGTTCTGACTGGCCTATCCCACACTCGGGAGGTGCAACTAGTCCTATTTGTTATATTTCTATCCTTCTATTTGCTCATTCTTCCAGGAAATATTCTTATTATTTGCACCATTAGGCTTGACCCCCATCTGACCTCACCCATGTATTTCCTCTTGGCTAATCTGGCCTTCCTTGACATTTGGTATTCCTCCATCACAGCCCCTAAAATGCTCATAGACTTCCTTGTGGAAAGGAAGATCATTTCTTTTGGCGGGTGCATTGCACAACTCTTCTTCTTGCACTTTGTTGGAGCCTCGGAGATGTTCTTGCTCACAGTAATGGCCTTTGACCGCTATGCTGCTATCTGCCGCCCCCTCCACTATGCTACCATCATGAATCGACATCTCTGCTGTATTCTGGTTGCTCTCTCCTGGATAGGGGGCTTCATTCATTCTATAATACAGGTGGCTGTCATTGTTCAACTTCCCTTCTGTGGGCCCAATGAGTTAGACAATTACTTCTGTGACATCACACAGGTTGTCCGGATTGCCTGTGCCAACACCTTCCCAGAGGAGTTAGTGATGATCTTTAGCAGTGGTCTTATCTCTGTGGTGTGTTTCATTGCTCTCCTAATGTCTTATGCCTTCCTCCTGGCCATGCTCAAGAAACATTCAGGCTCAGGTAAGAGTACCAGCCGGGCTATGTCCACGTGCTATTCCCACATGACCATTGTGATACTAATGTTTGGCCCATCCATCTACATTTATGCTCGCCCGTTTGACTCTTTTTCCCTAGATAAAGTGGTATCTGTATTCCATACTGTGATATTCCCTTTGCTTAATCCTATCATTTACACATTGCGAAACAAGGAAGTGAAGACAGCCATGAGGAAGTTGgtcaatagaaatattttatgtaaagaaaagtga
- the LOC117023154 gene encoding olfactory receptor 4S2, translating into MEVANNVTEFIFLGLSQDPGMQLMFFALFLLFYVVIMAGNLLILLTVLSVARLHTPMYFFLSNLSFVDIAYSSATAPKMLADFVSQKKTISYWGCVTQMFTFHFFGSAEIFILTVMAFDRYAAICQPLRYTTIMSANACIVLASLSWLGALGHSFVQTFPTFQLPFCNAQVIDHYFCDVHPVLKLACADTTLVNMLVVANSGLISLGCFLILLASYTVILFSLRKRSAESRRKALSTCGSHFTVVTFFFVPCIFIYLRPSTTFPLDKAVSVFYTTITPMLNPLIYTLRNEDVKNAMKCLWSHKSP; encoded by the coding sequence ATGGAAGTGGCCAACAACGTCACTGAGTTTATATTCCTAGGTCTTTCCCAAGATCCTGGAATGCAGCTGATGTTCTTTGCCCTATTCCTCCTCTTCTATGTCGTGATCATGGCAGGAAATCTGCTCATTTTGCTTACAGTCCTTTCTGTTGCTCGGCTCCATACACCCATGTATTTCTTCCTCAGTAACTTGTCCTTTGTGGATATTGCCTATTCCTCAGCCACGGCACCCAAGATGCTTGCAGACTTTGTTTCTCAGAAAAAGACTATTTCCTATTGGGGCTGTGTAACTCAGATGTTTACCTTCCACTTTTTTGGTAgtgctgagatttttattttgactgtCATGGCTTTTGACCGTTATGCTGCCATATGTCAACCTCTCCGTTATACTACGATCATGAGTGCCAATGCTTGTATTGTGCTGGCATCACTGTCCTGGTTAGGAGCCCTGGGCCATTCCTTTGTGCAGACTTTCCCGACCTTCCAGCTGCCCTTCTGCAATGCTCAGGTCATTGACCACTACTTCTGTGATGTCCACCCAGTCCTAAAACTTGCCTGTGCTGATACTACCCTGGTAAATATGTTGGTGGTTGCCAATAGTGGTCTCATTTCCCTGGGGTGTTTCCTCATTCTTCTGGCCTCCTACACAGTCATTCTATTTAGTCTTCGGAAGCGGTCTGCAGAGAGCCGGCGCAAGGCTCTCTCTACCTGTGGGTCTCATTTCACTGTAGTAActttcttctttgtcccttgtaTCTTTATTTATCTCCGTCCATCCACTACTTTTCCACTGGATAAGGCTGTGTCTGTGTTTTATACCACCATTACCCCGATGCTAAACCCACTCATCTATACTCTGAGAAATGAAGATGTAAAGAATGCCATGAAATGTCTATGGAGTCACAAGTCTCCTTGA